One genomic segment of Deltaproteobacteria bacterium includes these proteins:
- a CDS encoding helix-turn-helix domain-containing protein: MNTLEFASPPPRERRREPISLPTDRLWTVHQAAAFLGRSESWVYKAAERGELPRARGMGWGLRFVPAELLAYARGETRQAHVAPVPKGGK, translated from the coding sequence ATGAACACCCTGGAATTCGCATCTCCGCCCCCTCGCGAACGTCGCCGCGAGCCAATCTCGCTCCCCACGGATCGACTCTGGACCGTCCATCAAGCCGCGGCCTTTCTGGGACGGTCCGAATCCTGGGTCTACAAGGCCGCCGAGCGTGGCGAGCTCCCTCGGGCCCGCGGAATGGGTTGGGGCCTCCGGTTCGTTCCCGCCGAGTTGCTCGCCTACGCGCGCGGCGAGACGCGTCAGGCGCACGTGGCACCAGTGCCGAAGGGAGGCAAGTAG
- a CDS encoding c-type cytochrome, with protein MRWTGLLLAVACSHTQPPPAPLSVPSENAAGPANLPDGGPADGGTFSSDAGVPRADLISPITIPGRETPVGLDWGETGKRPAGTIFKNVKLLGAVSGDRFMAAMQSMQASLGRKCVLCHLVEQKDFPSDAKKEKQRARDMILMTEEINRRSFGGTIRVTCWTCHRGDEHPADMGFSRDLPEPFTKMPPEQLARKAEDVFKDVRILRGMDVRNFGFIMGWFAREMGAKCTHCHEEKDFAADTPKKTRAREMLDMTSYIAKGYYGNDSPVGCGTCHRGKPIPARTAAEKS; from the coding sequence ATGCGCTGGACGGGCTTGCTTCTCGCGGTCGCCTGCAGCCACACCCAACCTCCTCCCGCACCGCTCTCGGTCCCGTCGGAGAACGCCGCGGGGCCGGCGAACCTGCCGGACGGCGGGCCCGCAGATGGGGGGACGTTTTCGTCCGACGCCGGCGTTCCGCGCGCCGACCTGATCAGTCCCATCACGATCCCGGGAAGGGAAACGCCCGTGGGCCTTGATTGGGGAGAGACGGGAAAACGACCCGCGGGGACCATCTTCAAGAACGTGAAGCTGCTCGGAGCGGTGAGCGGCGACCGCTTCATGGCAGCGATGCAGTCGATGCAGGCCAGCCTCGGGCGCAAGTGTGTGCTGTGCCATCTCGTCGAGCAGAAGGATTTCCCGTCCGACGCGAAGAAGGAGAAACAGCGCGCGCGGGACATGATCCTGATGACCGAGGAGATCAACCGGCGAAGCTTCGGCGGCACCATTCGCGTCACCTGCTGGACCTGTCACCGTGGAGACGAGCATCCGGCGGATATGGGATTTTCCCGCGACCTCCCCGAGCCGTTTACGAAGATGCCTCCCGAGCAGCTGGCGCGGAAGGCGGAGGACGTCTTCAAGGACGTGCGAATCCTCCGCGGGATGGACGTCCGCAACTTCGGCTTCATCATGGGATGGTTCGCGCGCGAGATGGGCGCGAAGTGCACGCACTGTCATGAGGAGAAGGACTTCGCGGCGGACACGCCGAAGAAGACGCGCGCGCGAGAGATGCTGGACATGACCAGCTACATCGCGAAGGGATACTACGGAAACGACAGTCCCGTCGGCTGCGGAACCTGCCACCGCGGCAAGCCGATCCCCGCGCGGACGGCGGCAGAGAAGTCTTGA